In Thermorudis peleae, a genomic segment contains:
- a CDS encoding ABC transporter ATP-binding protein: MGLQVPSSRAQTEAHQPAIAVRVRDVRKAFRTAQRVVQALDGVSFEVPAGTFLVIVGPSGGGKTTLLRILAGLERPDAGEVWWQPSADGWPPFAMVFQEQSVFPWMTVEENVAYGLRLRRVPPAERRRIAEQWIQKVGLRSFEHAYPHQLSGGMKQRVSIARAFAVDPAVLLMDEPFSALDEQTRTILQQEVSTLCEEQRKTVLFVTHSIDEAITLGDAVLILTHRPGRVKQILPIPFARPRDVVGVRADPRYGELYEAIWQLIAEEVRQGPREE, encoded by the coding sequence ATGGGGCTGCAGGTGCCAAGTAGCCGAGCACAGACCGAGGCGCACCAGCCGGCCATTGCCGTACGGGTACGGGACGTGCGCAAGGCATTCCGGACAGCCCAGCGAGTAGTCCAGGCCTTAGATGGGGTGAGCTTTGAGGTGCCAGCTGGGACCTTCCTCGTGATTGTCGGACCCAGTGGCGGAGGGAAGACAACCCTGTTGCGGATTCTGGCAGGGCTGGAGCGGCCGGATGCTGGAGAAGTCTGGTGGCAGCCCAGTGCAGATGGCTGGCCGCCGTTTGCGATGGTCTTTCAGGAACAGTCCGTGTTTCCCTGGATGACGGTAGAGGAGAACGTGGCCTATGGCCTGCGCCTGCGGCGGGTGCCGCCAGCGGAACGGCGACGGATTGCTGAACAGTGGATTCAGAAGGTGGGATTGCGCTCGTTCGAACACGCCTATCCGCATCAGCTTTCAGGAGGCATGAAGCAGCGGGTGAGCATCGCACGGGCGTTTGCGGTTGACCCAGCGGTGCTCTTGATGGATGAGCCGTTCTCGGCGTTGGATGAGCAGACGCGGACGATTCTCCAGCAGGAGGTCTCGACCCTTTGTGAAGAGCAGCGGAAGACGGTGTTGTTTGTGACCCACAGCATCGATGAGGCGATTACTTTGGGCGATGCAGTGTTGATCCTGACACATCGACCAGGGAGGGTCAAGCAAATCCTGCCGATTCCGTTTGCGCGACCGCGGGATGTGGTGGGGGTGCGGGCGGACCCGCGTTATGGGGAGCTGTATGAAGCGATTTGGCAGCTCATTGCTGAGGAGGTCCGGCAGGGGCCGCGAGAGGAGTAG
- a CDS encoding ABC transporter permease: MVEESARLEGMTVPQRRVRRPRAGAKTEAAVQILSPIVLLVLWEVAARLGLVDQRFFPAPTAIVRAFWEAVTTGVLLHHLKITLWRVLLGTVLGGGPAVLLGLAMGLWRWLRLTLDPIIAATYPLPKSALFPLLLLIFGLGEGSKVAMVAIGVFYLAVTNAMEGVLAISPVYFDVAATFGASRWDVIRTVALPGALPLVLAGLRLGVGTGLILGVLAEMLGARDGLGYLLWSAWQTFSVSSLYATLFVTAVLGFVSVQIVDLLRRLLVPWQQTGRR, translated from the coding sequence ATGGTGGAAGAAAGCGCGCGGCTAGAAGGCATGACAGTGCCCCAGCGGCGGGTGCGGCGGCCGCGGGCCGGAGCCAAGACGGAAGCGGCGGTGCAGATCCTGTCACCAATTGTGCTGCTCGTGCTCTGGGAGGTGGCAGCGCGGCTTGGTCTGGTCGATCAGCGGTTCTTTCCGGCGCCGACGGCGATTGTGCGAGCGTTCTGGGAGGCGGTAACGACGGGCGTGTTGCTCCATCACCTCAAAATTACGTTGTGGCGCGTGCTGCTGGGGACTGTGCTTGGTGGAGGACCGGCGGTACTTCTGGGGCTGGCGATGGGGCTGTGGCGCTGGCTACGGCTGACGCTTGATCCGATCATTGCAGCAACCTACCCGTTGCCCAAGAGTGCGTTGTTCCCGCTTCTATTGCTGATCTTTGGTTTGGGTGAGGGATCCAAGGTGGCGATGGTGGCGATTGGCGTGTTCTATCTCGCGGTCACCAACGCTATGGAGGGGGTCTTGGCAATTAGCCCGGTTTACTTTGACGTGGCAGCGACTTTTGGTGCCAGCCGCTGGGATGTGATTCGGACAGTGGCCTTGCCAGGGGCACTGCCGTTAGTGCTGGCGGGGCTGCGACTGGGTGTGGGGACTGGGCTGATTTTAGGGGTGCTAGCGGAGATGTTGGGGGCGCGCGATGGGCTTGGCTACCTCTTGTGGAGCGCCTGGCAGACGTTCTCGGTCTCGTCGCTGTATGCCACGTTGTTTGTGACAGCAGTATTGGGGTTTGTGAGCGTGCAGATTGTTGATCTGCTTCGCCGACTTTTGGTTCCCTGGCAGCAAACTGGGCGTCGCTAA
- a CDS encoding tautomerase family protein — MPMLEVVAMREEPLSLEAKRAFARTAVEIFREVLGTPPGRLQLAFVHLRPEDSLGLLAEMNEVDEGTQAQSTS; from the coding sequence ATGCCAATGCTTGAGGTGGTGGCAATGCGAGAGGAGCCGCTGTCGCTGGAGGCGAAGCGGGCGTTTGCTCGGACGGCGGTGGAGATTTTCCGCGAGGTTCTGGGGACGCCGCCCGGGCGATTGCAGCTCGCGTTTGTGCATCTGCGGCCGGAGGATAGTCTTGGGCTCCTTGCGGAGATGAATGAGGTGGATGAGGGCACGCAGGCGCAGTCAACGTCGTGA